The Fimbriimonas ginsengisoli Gsoil 348 genome window below encodes:
- a CDS encoding substrate-binding domain-containing protein: MRLAFWPVLALIGLAAAGCNSSSNDSGTTTASGGTTTGSTAKNSSGDKALVAFSQANSADPWRQVFDAATKAEAEKHPELTLQEQSAEDDANKQINQIDTLMLQHPKVLLVSPATEAVTTATDKAFDAGIPVVTLDRNVTDDKYTVYVGGDNKEIGRQAGEYIAKQLNGKGTVLMIQGIADATPTHDRRDGAMESFKKYPGITVISGDDCGYQRQKAQSYMETFLQGGKPFDAVYAHNDEMAIGAYNAWDQWNSGHGGKNKKPLFVGVDGCQKEVVDMIQAGKIDATFKYPVPGPKGVEVAADILKGNMPKDKKIVLPTEIVTKDTAAKYLAANPSLAK, encoded by the coding sequence ATGAGGTTGGCATTCTGGCCGGTACTGGCCCTGATTGGATTGGCGGCGGCGGGGTGCAATTCCTCGTCCAACGACTCGGGGACGACGACCGCGTCCGGTGGAACGACCACCGGCTCGACCGCTAAGAACAGCTCGGGCGATAAGGCGCTGGTTGCCTTTTCGCAGGCGAATAGCGCGGATCCGTGGCGTCAGGTCTTCGATGCGGCGACGAAAGCCGAAGCAGAGAAGCACCCCGAGCTCACGCTCCAGGAGCAATCCGCCGAAGACGACGCGAACAAGCAGATCAACCAGATCGACACGCTCATGCTTCAGCACCCGAAGGTCTTGCTGGTGAGCCCCGCCACCGAGGCGGTTACTACGGCCACCGATAAGGCATTCGATGCCGGTATTCCGGTGGTTACGCTCGATCGAAACGTGACCGACGATAAGTACACGGTCTACGTCGGAGGCGACAACAAGGAGATCGGCCGTCAAGCCGGCGAGTACATCGCCAAGCAGTTGAACGGTAAGGGCACCGTTCTGATGATCCAGGGCATCGCCGACGCGACGCCGACGCACGACCGGCGGGACGGCGCGATGGAGTCGTTCAAGAAGTACCCGGGCATCACGGTGATTTCTGGCGACGACTGCGGATATCAGCGGCAGAAGGCGCAGAGCTACATGGAGACGTTCCTGCAGGGCGGCAAGCCGTTCGATGCGGTGTACGCCCACAACGACGAGATGGCGATCGGCGCCTACAATGCCTGGGACCAGTGGAACTCCGGCCATGGCGGCAAGAACAAGAAGCCGCTTTTCGTCGGCGTCGACGGATGCCAAAAAGAGGTGGTCGACATGATCCAAGCCGGCAAAATCGACGCCACCTTCAAGTACCCCGTCCCCGGCCCCAAGGGGGTTGAGGTCGCCGCCGACATCCTGAAGGGGAACATGCCCAAGGACAAAAAGATCGTCCTCCCCACCGAGATCGTCACCAAAGACACCGCCGCCAAATACCTAGCCGCCAACCCTAGTCTGGCGAAGTAA